In Asanoa sp. WMMD1127, one genomic interval encodes:
- a CDS encoding DUF5682 family protein, which yields MPERYYGIRHHGPGSARAVVRALEEQRPDILLVEGPPEADDLIQWVADDRLRPPVALLGYAADNPRRAAFWPFAVFSPEWQAIRWAVTNGVPVRFFDLPFAHRLTTPRPKAARPEPDPDDQATDEPPSNGEPADSTSDTPGGPVAGAAIANAADTDAGGGPGEGAVGDSDESEEDDGPMPGPPAPELRPVDPIGELAAAAGYDDPERWWEDVVEHRQAPAFEAIEEAMTAVRSGALEDPYDLVREAHMRTVLRQVRKEHDQIAVVCGAWHVPALSAKVTAAHDAALLKGGRRRGKVRFTWVPWTYGRLASWQGYGAGVDSPGWYHHLFTTSDEVVPRWLVGAAGVLREEGVDTSPAHVIEATRLAEALATMRGRPLAGLAEVTDAAGAVLCEGDDLRLQLIGRRLVVGERLGEVPEGVPTVPLARDLEARQRAARLKPSALDRALDLDLRKDTDLARSHLLHQLRCLDVPWGEPEERRGSTGTFREEWALRWQPEFSIRLVEASGYGTTVVGAATAQVTTAAAKATTLAEVTALLETCLLADLPGARPAVLRALDARAAEDADVTHLMAAIPALARTVRYGDVRRSDVASVAAVVRGLLARIYAALPPAASSLSDEAAAELRDRIDAVHSAVSLLGDEAERTRWLDTLTAMTTRDDLHGLLAGRLTRLLHDAGRLSTKDAGLRLSRALTAGVPAATGAAWVEGFLAGGGLLLMHDDDLLALVDEWLAAIPADAFAEVLPLLRRTFGTFATGERRGIGERVAGGGANARTTTAVLDHDTAALALPTLSTLLGRRIE from the coding sequence ATGCCTGAGCGCTACTACGGCATCCGCCACCACGGGCCAGGCTCGGCCCGTGCGGTCGTACGCGCCCTCGAAGAACAACGACCCGACATCCTGCTCGTCGAGGGCCCGCCCGAGGCCGACGACCTGATCCAGTGGGTCGCCGACGACCGCCTGCGCCCACCGGTCGCCCTCCTCGGCTACGCGGCCGACAACCCCCGCCGCGCGGCCTTCTGGCCGTTCGCCGTCTTCTCGCCGGAATGGCAGGCGATCCGATGGGCGGTCACCAACGGCGTCCCGGTCCGCTTCTTCGACCTGCCCTTCGCCCACCGCCTCACCACCCCGCGCCCGAAAGCCGCCCGGCCCGAGCCCGATCCCGACGACCAGGCAACTGACGAGCCGCCGTCGAACGGCGAACCAGCTGACTCCACATCGGACACGCCGGGTGGGCCGGTTGCGGGCGCGGCGATCGCGAACGCGGCTGACACGGATGCGGGCGGCGGTCCCGGAGAGGGTGCGGTGGGCGACTCTGACGAGTCGGAAGAGGACGACGGGCCCATGCCGGGACCGCCGGCGCCGGAGCTGCGGCCGGTGGATCCCATCGGTGAGTTGGCGGCGGCCGCGGGCTATGACGACCCGGAGCGCTGGTGGGAGGACGTCGTCGAGCACCGGCAGGCGCCGGCGTTCGAGGCGATCGAAGAGGCCATGACCGCGGTCCGGTCCGGTGCGCTGGAGGACCCGTACGACCTCGTGCGCGAGGCGCACATGCGGACCGTGCTGCGCCAGGTGCGCAAGGAGCACGACCAGATCGCGGTGGTCTGCGGCGCGTGGCACGTGCCGGCGTTGAGCGCCAAGGTCACCGCCGCCCACGACGCGGCGTTGCTCAAGGGGGGCCGGCGGCGCGGGAAGGTGCGGTTCACCTGGGTGCCGTGGACCTATGGGCGGCTGGCGTCGTGGCAGGGCTACGGAGCGGGGGTCGACTCGCCGGGGTGGTACCACCACCTGTTCACGACCAGCGACGAGGTGGTGCCCCGCTGGCTCGTCGGCGCCGCCGGGGTGCTCCGCGAGGAGGGTGTCGACACGTCGCCGGCCCACGTGATCGAGGCGACGCGGCTCGCGGAGGCGCTGGCCACGATGCGCGGCCGGCCGCTCGCCGGGCTGGCCGAGGTCACCGACGCCGCCGGCGCCGTGCTCTGCGAGGGCGACGACCTGCGGCTCCAGCTGATCGGCCGCCGGCTGGTCGTCGGCGAACGGCTGGGCGAGGTGCCGGAGGGCGTACCCACCGTGCCGCTCGCCCGCGACCTCGAAGCCCGCCAGCGCGCCGCGCGCCTGAAGCCGTCGGCCCTCGATCGGGCGCTCGACCTCGACCTGCGCAAGGACACCGACCTCGCCCGCAGCCACCTGCTGCACCAGCTTCGCTGCCTCGACGTGCCGTGGGGCGAGCCGGAAGAGCGGCGCGGCAGCACCGGTACGTTCCGCGAGGAGTGGGCCCTGCGCTGGCAGCCCGAGTTCTCGATCCGGCTGGTGGAGGCGAGCGGCTACGGCACGACCGTGGTCGGCGCGGCGACCGCCCAGGTCACCACCGCGGCCGCGAAGGCGACCACCCTGGCCGAGGTCACGGCGTTGCTGGAGACCTGCCTGCTCGCCGACCTGCCCGGGGCGCGGCCCGCGGTGCTCCGCGCCCTCGACGCCCGCGCCGCCGAAGACGCCGACGTGACCCACCTGATGGCCGCGATCCCCGCGCTGGCCCGCACGGTCCGCTACGGCGACGTACGCCGCTCCGACGTCGCGTCCGTGGCCGCGGTCGTCCGTGGCCTGCTGGCCCGCATCTACGCCGCGCTGCCGCCGGCCGCATCGAGCCTGTCGGACGAGGCGGCGGCCGAGCTACGCGACCGGATCGACGCGGTGCACTCGGCGGTGTCCCTGCTCGGCGACGAAGCCGAACGCACCCGGTGGCTCGACACCCTCACCGCCATGACCACCCGCGACGACCTGCACGGCCTGCTCGCGGGCCGGCTCACCCGGCTCCTCCACGACGCCGGCCGACTGTCCACGAAGGACGCGGGCCTGCGCCTGAGCCGCGCGCTGACCGCCGGCGTGCCCGCCGCCACCGGCGCCGCCTGGGTCGAGGGCTTCCTGGCCGGCGGCGGCCTGCTCCTGATGCACGACGACGACCTGCTCGCCCTCGTCGACGAGTGGCTGGCCGCCATCCCGGCGGACGCCTTCGCCGAGGTGCTCCCCCTGCTCCGCCGCACCTTCGGCACCTTCGCAACCGGCGAACGCCGCGGCATCGGCGAACGCGTAGCCGGCGGCGGCGCCAACGCCCGCACCACCACCGCGGTCCTCGACCACGACACGGCAGCACTCGCCCTACCCACGCTGAGCACTCTCTTGGGCAGGAGGATCGAATGA
- a CDS encoding AAA family ATPase, whose translation MTALRPHAEQFYAEELAALAADDDRSRPPGWRLSPQAVVTYLLGDGGKITPKYVGSRRLMEVAVATLATDRALLLLGVPGTAKTWVSEHLAAAISGDSTLLVQGTAGTPEEAIRYGWNYARLLSEGPSEAALVPSPVLRAMEGGTIARVEELTRVPSDVQDALITILSEKTLPIPELNTEVQAQRGFNVIATANDRDRGVNELSSALRRRFNTVVLPVPATVDEEIDIVTRRVAQLGRSLDLPETTTALDEIRRVVTVFRELRDGQTDDGRTKLKSPTGTMSTAEAISVVTNGIALAAHFGDGVLRAGDVASGIVGAVVKDPVSDRVVWREYLETVVRERPGWADFYRAARDA comes from the coding sequence ATGACCGCCCTGCGTCCGCACGCGGAACAGTTCTACGCCGAAGAGCTGGCCGCGCTGGCCGCCGACGACGACCGCTCGCGCCCGCCGGGCTGGCGGTTGTCGCCGCAGGCGGTGGTCACCTACCTGCTGGGCGACGGCGGCAAGATCACACCGAAATACGTCGGCTCGCGCCGCTTGATGGAGGTGGCCGTGGCCACCCTCGCCACCGACCGGGCGCTGCTCCTGCTCGGCGTGCCCGGCACGGCCAAGACCTGGGTCTCCGAGCATCTGGCGGCAGCGATCTCGGGCGACTCCACATTGCTCGTCCAAGGCACCGCCGGCACGCCCGAAGAGGCGATCCGCTACGGCTGGAACTACGCGCGCCTCCTGTCCGAAGGCCCGTCCGAGGCCGCCCTGGTGCCGAGCCCGGTGCTGCGCGCGATGGAGGGCGGCACGATCGCCCGGGTCGAGGAGCTGACCCGGGTGCCCTCCGACGTCCAGGACGCCCTGATCACCATCCTGTCCGAGAAGACCCTGCCGATCCCGGAGCTCAACACCGAGGTCCAGGCCCAACGCGGCTTCAACGTGATCGCCACCGCCAACGACCGCGACCGCGGGGTCAACGAGCTGTCGAGCGCGCTCCGGCGACGGTTCAACACCGTCGTCCTGCCGGTCCCGGCCACCGTCGACGAGGAGATCGACATCGTCACCCGGCGGGTGGCCCAACTCGGGCGTTCCCTCGACCTGCCGGAGACGACGACGGCGCTCGACGAGATCCGCCGGGTCGTCACGGTGTTCCGCGAGCTACGCGACGGGCAGACCGACGACGGCCGCACCAAGCTCAAGTCGCCGACCGGCACGATGTCGACCGCCGAGGCCATCTCGGTGGTCACCAACGGCATCGCGCTGGCCGCCCACTTCGGCGACGGCGTGCTGCGCGCCGGCGACGTCGCCTCGGGCATCGTCGGCGCCGTCGTCAAGGACCCGGTCTCCGACCGCGTCGTGTGGCGCGAATACCTGGAGACCGTCGTCCGCGAACGCCCCGGCTGGGCCGACTTCTACCGAGCCGCCCGCGATGCCTGA